A genomic window from Bos javanicus breed banteng chromosome 13, ARS-OSU_banteng_1.0, whole genome shotgun sequence includes:
- the ZCCHC3 gene encoding zinc finger CCHC domain-containing protein 3, with protein MATGGGAEEERKRGRPQLLGPARPSTRAEEAEGGREKMGWAQVVKNLAEKKGEFRESRPPRREEESGSGAGGGLGAPAGLATPSLGDFPPAGRGDPKGRRRDPAGEAADSRKKKGAAEAGRRKKAEAAAMTTPARPDAAEDAADRPPQDEQATAAGSAAGPGKGRFLVRICFQGDEGACPTRDFVVGALILRSIGMDPSDIYAVIQIPGSREFDVSFRSAEKLALFLRVYEEKREQEDCWENFVVLGRSKSSLKTLFILFRNETVDVEDIVTWLKRHCDVLAVPVKVTDRFGIWTGEYKCEIELRQGEGGVRHLPGAFFLGAERGYSWYKGQPKTCFKCGSRTHMSGSCTQDRCFRCGEEGHLSPYCRKGIVCNLCGKRGHAFAQCPKAVHNSVGAQLTGVAGH; from the coding sequence ATGGCCACCGGCGGCGGCgcggaggaggagaggaagcggGGGCGGCCGCAGCTCCTGGGCCCCGCGCGCCCCTCGACCAGGGCCGAGGAGGCCGAGGGCGGCCGCGAGAAGATGGGCTGGGCccaagtggtgaagaacctggCCGAGAAGAAGGGCGAATTCCGTGAGTCGCGGCCGCCGCGGCGGGAGGAAGAGAGCGGCAGCGGCGCGGGAGGCGGGCTCGGTGCTCCCGCGGGTCTGGCGACACCGAGCCTCGGCGACTTCCCCCCAGCCGGCCGCGGGGACCCAAAGGGCCGCCGGAGAGACCCAGCCGGAGAGGCGGCGGACTCCCGCAAGAAAAAGGGTGCAGCCGAGGCGGGCAGGAGGAAGAAGGCTGAGGCGGCAGCCATGACTACCCCGGCGAGGCCCGACGCGGCCGAGGACGCAGCCGACCGGCCCCCCCAGGACGAGCAGGCTACGGCGGCTGGCTCCGCTGCAGGCCCGGGAAAGGGCCGCTTCCTCGTGCGCATCTGTTTCCAGGGAGACGAGGGCGCCTGCCCAACCAGGGACTTCGTAGTGGGCGCGCTCATCCTGCGTTCCATCGGCATGGACCCGAGCGACATCTACGCGGTCATTCAGATCCCGGGCAGTCGCGAGTTCGACGTGAGCTTCCGTTCGGCGGAGAAGCTAGCCCTGTTCCTGCGCGTCTACGAGGAGAAGCGCGAGCAGGAGGACTGCTGGGAGAACTTTGTGGTGCTGGGGCGGAGCAAGTCTAGCTTGAAGACGCTCTTCATTCTCTTCCGGAACGAGACGGTGGACGTGGAGGACATCGTGACCTGGCTCAAACGCCACTGCGATGTGCTGGCCGTACCCGTGAAAGTGACCGACAGGTTTGGGATCTGGACCGGGGAGTACAAGTGCGAGATCGAGCTGCGccagggggagggaggggtcagGCACCTGCCGGGAGCCTTTTTTCTGGGGGCCGAGAGGGGCTACAGCTGGTACAAGGGGCAGCCCAAGACGTGCTTTAAATGTGGTTCCCGGACCCACATGAGCGGCAGCTGCACACAGGACAGGTGCTTCAGGTGCGGGGAGGAGGGGCACCTGAGCCCTTACTGCCGGAAGGGCATCGTGTGTAACCTCTGTGGCAAGCGAGGACACGCCTTTGCCCAATGTCCCAAAGCGGTTCACAATTCCGTGGGAGCTCAGCTAACCGGCGTGGCCGGGCACTGA